A genomic segment from Ramlibacter agri encodes:
- a CDS encoding indolepyruvate ferredoxin oxidoreductase family protein, translated as MDASTASPIVRPEYRLQDNLWAPAGAVFLTGTQALIRLMLMQRQRDAAAGLKTQGFLSGYRGSPLGMVDQQAWKAGKKFEESGIRFLPAINEELGATAVLGTQRVEADPERTCEGVFAMWYGKGPGVDRAGDALKHGNAYGASPHGGVLMVAGDDHGCVSSSMPHQSDQVFQSWHAPIVAPASVAEYLEFGLYGWALSRFSGNWVGFTALSEVVESGATVDLDLVNARAAAWQDADTVRQLTGYEAPAGGLHYRWPDLPSLTIEQRLHAKLDAVRAFARINSIDRHVVQSDRATVGIVTAGKAHYDFMEVLRRLEITQEALAQHGVRIYKLGLTYPIEPTRMREFAQGLKEILVIEEKGPVVEEQLRSMFYNDAVRPAIAGKQDPQGQPLVSALGELRPSRLIEIVADWLANHFADLDRRHLVRDFTPPELLSNASDSVKRLPYFCAGCPHNTSTKVPEGSHAQAGIGCHFMASWMNRDTEGLIQMGGEGVDWVSHAMFTKVPHVFQNLGDGTYYHSGYLAIRQAVAARATLTYKILFNDAVAMTGGQPVDGVTSVDRIARQVEAEGVKQVVVVSDDIAKYDKLRDRFPAGTEFHDRDQLDAVQRRLREIAGVTVLIYEQTCAAEKRRRRKKGELVEPARRLYINDRVCEGCGDCTVQSNCVAVQPLETPQGRKRKIDQSSCNKDYSCAKGFCPSFVGVVGGKVRKRTGALAGGSGEFMRRVDALPQPALHTWNAPYDLLVTGVGGTGVVTVGALIAMAAHLEGKSASVLDFMGFAQKGGSVLSYVRLADVPARLNQVRIDTQQADAILACDLVVGASPDALVTVRHGRTRILANTHEVPVAESLHNPDASLKVPQLLEKLRFATGAERMETLDAQSLAESFLGDTIFSNIVALGFAWQRGLVPVSLEALLRAVELNNVGVDNNKLALSLGRLAAADPNAIAALLRAEPAAPAAEALDSLLARAAAQLTAYQDAAYARRFTEAVARVREREEAVGADAALPLTRTFAQSLLKLMAYKDEYEVARLYTDGEFQRSLQQQFEGDVQLEFYMAPPVLTGGQPRKMRLGAWMLPAMKLLAHGRRLRGTTLDFFGRTEERRLERQLVRDFVARIDALLPALSAERLKAACEIAALPQSMRGYGHVKLANVVLARAREAELLHRFDPQAYPRPAASKEAGQIRGIRVTAAA; from the coding sequence ATGGATGCCTCCACCGCCTCGCCCATCGTCCGCCCCGAGTACCGCCTGCAGGACAACCTGTGGGCGCCGGCCGGCGCCGTCTTCCTCACCGGCACCCAGGCGCTGATCCGGCTGATGCTGATGCAGCGCCAGCGCGATGCCGCGGCGGGCCTGAAGACGCAGGGCTTCCTCAGCGGCTATCGCGGCTCGCCGCTGGGCATGGTGGACCAGCAGGCCTGGAAGGCGGGCAAGAAATTCGAGGAAAGCGGCATCCGTTTCCTGCCCGCCATCAACGAGGAACTGGGCGCGACCGCGGTGCTGGGCACGCAGCGCGTCGAAGCGGACCCCGAGCGCACCTGCGAAGGCGTGTTTGCCATGTGGTACGGCAAGGGCCCGGGCGTGGACCGCGCCGGCGACGCGCTGAAGCACGGCAACGCCTATGGCGCCTCGCCGCACGGCGGCGTGCTGATGGTGGCGGGTGACGACCACGGCTGCGTCTCCAGTTCCATGCCGCACCAGAGCGACCAGGTGTTCCAGAGCTGGCACGCGCCGATCGTGGCGCCGGCCAGCGTGGCGGAATACCTGGAGTTCGGGCTCTATGGCTGGGCCCTGTCGCGCTTCTCCGGCAACTGGGTCGGCTTCACGGCGCTGTCCGAAGTGGTGGAGAGCGGGGCGACAGTGGACCTGGACCTGGTGAACGCGCGCGCGGCGGCCTGGCAGGACGCGGATACCGTACGCCAGCTCACCGGCTACGAAGCGCCGGCCGGTGGCCTGCACTACCGCTGGCCCGACCTGCCCTCGCTCACCATCGAGCAGCGGCTGCATGCCAAGCTGGATGCGGTGCGCGCCTTCGCCCGTATCAACAGCATCGACCGCCACGTCGTGCAGAGCGATCGCGCGACGGTGGGCATCGTCACTGCCGGCAAGGCGCACTACGACTTCATGGAGGTGCTGCGCCGGCTCGAAATTACCCAGGAGGCGCTGGCGCAGCATGGCGTGCGCATCTACAAGCTGGGCCTCACGTATCCGATCGAACCCACGCGCATGCGCGAGTTCGCGCAGGGGTTGAAAGAAATCCTCGTCATCGAGGAGAAGGGCCCGGTCGTCGAGGAGCAGCTGCGCTCCATGTTCTACAACGACGCGGTGCGCCCCGCGATCGCCGGCAAGCAGGACCCGCAGGGCCAGCCGCTGGTGTCGGCGCTGGGCGAGCTGCGTCCCTCGCGGCTGATCGAGATCGTCGCCGACTGGCTGGCGAACCACTTCGCGGACCTGGACCGCCGCCACCTGGTGCGCGACTTCACGCCGCCGGAGCTGCTGTCCAACGCCTCCGACAGCGTCAAGCGCCTGCCCTATTTCTGCGCCGGCTGCCCGCACAACACGTCCACCAAGGTGCCGGAAGGCTCGCACGCGCAGGCCGGCATCGGCTGCCACTTCATGGCGAGCTGGATGAACCGCGACACCGAAGGCCTGATCCAGATGGGCGGCGAAGGCGTGGACTGGGTTTCACACGCCATGTTCACCAAGGTGCCGCACGTGTTCCAGAACCTCGGCGACGGCACCTACTACCACTCGGGCTATCTGGCCATCCGCCAGGCCGTCGCGGCCCGCGCCACGCTCACCTACAAGATCCTGTTCAACGATGCCGTCGCCATGACCGGCGGCCAGCCGGTGGACGGAGTCACGAGCGTCGACCGGATCGCGCGCCAGGTGGAAGCCGAGGGCGTGAAGCAGGTCGTGGTGGTCTCCGACGACATCGCCAAGTACGACAAGCTCCGCGACCGTTTTCCTGCCGGCACCGAATTTCATGACCGCGACCAGCTGGATGCCGTGCAGCGCCGCCTGCGCGAGATCGCCGGCGTCACCGTGCTGATCTACGAACAGACCTGCGCCGCCGAAAAGCGCCGCCGGCGCAAGAAGGGCGAACTGGTGGAACCGGCGCGCCGCCTCTACATCAACGACCGCGTCTGCGAAGGCTGCGGCGACTGCACGGTGCAGAGCAACTGCGTGGCGGTGCAACCGCTGGAAACGCCGCAAGGCCGCAAGCGCAAGATCGACCAGAGCAGCTGCAACAAGGACTATTCCTGCGCCAAGGGCTTCTGCCCCAGCTTCGTCGGCGTGGTCGGCGGCAAGGTGCGCAAGCGTACGGGCGCGCTGGCGGGGGGCAGCGGTGAATTCATGCGGCGCGTGGACGCATTGCCGCAACCGGCGCTCCACACCTGGAACGCGCCTTACGACCTGCTGGTCACCGGCGTCGGCGGCACCGGCGTCGTGACGGTGGGCGCGCTGATCGCGATGGCCGCGCACCTGGAAGGCAAGAGCGCCAGTGTGCTGGACTTCATGGGCTTCGCGCAGAAGGGCGGCTCGGTGCTGTCGTACGTGCGGCTCGCCGACGTGCCCGCGCGCCTGAACCAGGTCCGCATCGACACGCAGCAGGCCGACGCGATCCTGGCCTGCGACCTGGTGGTGGGCGCCTCGCCTGACGCGCTGGTGACGGTGCGCCACGGCCGCACGCGCATCCTCGCCAACACGCACGAAGTGCCGGTGGCCGAGAGCCTGCACAACCCGGACGCGAGCCTGAAGGTGCCGCAGCTGCTGGAGAAGCTGCGCTTCGCCACCGGCGCGGAGCGCATGGAGACGCTGGACGCGCAGTCGCTGGCCGAGAGCTTCCTCGGCGACACCATCTTCTCCAACATCGTCGCGCTGGGCTTCGCCTGGCAGCGCGGGCTGGTGCCCGTGAGCCTGGAGGCCTTGCTGCGCGCGGTGGAACTCAATAACGTGGGCGTGGACAACAACAAGCTGGCCCTGTCGCTGGGCCGGCTGGCTGCGGCCGACCCGAATGCGATCGCCGCGCTGCTGCGCGCTGAGCCGGCGGCGCCCGCGGCGGAAGCGCTGGACAGCCTGCTGGCCCGCGCGGCGGCGCAGCTCACGGCCTACCAGGACGCTGCATATGCGCGCCGCTTCACGGAAGCTGTGGCGCGCGTGCGCGAGCGTGAGGAGGCCGTCGGTGCCGATGCGGCGCTGCCGCTCACGCGCACCTTCGCCCAATCGCTGCTGAAGCTGATGGCCTACAAGGACGAATACGAGGTCGCGCGGCTGTACACCGACGGCGAGTTCCAGCGTTCGCTGCAGCAGCAGTTCGAAGGCGACGTGCAGCTGGAGTTCTACATGGCGCCGCCGGTGCTCACGGGTGGCCAGCCGCGCAAGATGCGCCTGGGCGCCTGGATGCTGCCGGCGATGAAGCTGCTGGCGCACGGCCGGCGCCTGCGCGGCACCACGCTGGACTTCTTCGGCCGCACCGAGGAGCGCCGCCTGGAACGCCAGCTGGTGCGGGATTTCGTGGCGCGCATCGATGCACTGTTGCCGGCGCTGTCAGCCGAACGCCTGAAGGCGGCCTGCGAGATCGCCGCGCTGCCGCAGTCGATGCGCGGCTACGGCCACGTGAAGCTCGCCAACGTGGTCTTGGCGCGCGCACGGGAGGCGGAGCTGCTGCACCGCTTCGACCCGCAGGCCTATCCGCGGCCGGCGGCTTCGAAGGAGGCGGGGCAGATCCGCGGAATCCGGGTGACGGCGGCCGCCTGA
- a CDS encoding Lrp/AsnC family transcriptional regulator, translated as MNELDRHDIALLTELQRDSRQTVQQLAAAAGLSSTPCWKRVKELEASGIIRGYTALVDREKVGLSLAVLAEVNLTRHNEDDVRRFEQAVADSPQIVSCYSTTGQADYVLKVLVPDIKRYESFLHDTAFKLPGVTHVRSSVVLKEVKAETRLPLAAPERPARGRRVSHS; from the coding sequence ATGAACGAACTCGACCGCCACGACATCGCCCTGCTCACGGAGCTGCAGCGCGACTCCCGCCAGACCGTGCAGCAGCTTGCCGCCGCCGCCGGCTTGTCCAGCACGCCCTGCTGGAAGCGCGTGAAGGAGCTGGAGGCCAGCGGCATCATCCGCGGCTACACGGCGCTGGTGGACCGCGAGAAGGTCGGCCTGTCGCTGGCCGTGCTGGCGGAGGTGAACCTCACGCGCCACAACGAGGACGACGTGCGCCGCTTCGAGCAGGCCGTGGCCGACTCGCCGCAGATCGTCAGCTGCTACTCCACCACTGGCCAGGCCGACTACGTGCTCAAGGTGCTGGTGCCGGACATCAAGAGGTACGAAAGCTTCCTGCACGACACGGCTTTCAAGCTGCCCGGCGTCACGCACGTGCGCAGCAGCGTGGTGCTGAAGGAGGTGAAGGCCGAGACGCGGCTGCCGCTGGCCGCGCCCGAACGCCCGGCCCGCGGCCGGCGGGTGTCACACAGTTGA
- a CDS encoding transporter, which yields MPLERNITRYGADETGLISGYAFAPGQPPQPLSSENLVAELQALRARPAGDPHFFWLHFNLAHATAERWLERHAKLSPGFYDALRDELRSTRIERDEEALVAVVNDVRFDFAFAPSDLSTLWVSLDRQLVVTARHTPLRSIDKLTRAVKNGEMLRSTLELLERLLRAQADVLVDIVREVTRQVDRVEDDLLAGRLDAKRARLGASRRLLVRLQRLLAPEPAALLRLLQHPPAWVDAGDAQQLREAAEEFSVALRDMAALQERIKLLQEELVAMVDERTSRSVFVLTVVTVLALPINILAGLFGMNVGGVPLAQHPHGFWVVTALVVTFTLVAGWFAFRKRKGED from the coding sequence ATGCCCCTGGAACGGAACATCACCCGCTACGGGGCGGACGAGACGGGGCTGATCAGCGGCTACGCATTCGCGCCCGGCCAGCCGCCCCAACCCCTCTCGTCCGAGAATCTCGTCGCGGAACTGCAGGCGCTGCGCGCCCGCCCCGCCGGCGACCCGCACTTCTTCTGGCTGCACTTCAACCTCGCGCATGCCACGGCCGAGCGCTGGCTGGAGCGGCACGCCAAGCTCTCGCCCGGCTTCTACGACGCGCTGCGCGACGAGCTGCGCTCCACGCGCATCGAACGCGACGAGGAGGCGCTGGTCGCCGTCGTCAACGACGTGCGCTTCGATTTCGCCTTCGCGCCCTCGGACCTGTCGACCTTGTGGGTCAGCCTGGACCGCCAGCTGGTGGTGACGGCGCGCCATACGCCGCTGCGCTCCATCGACAAGCTGACCCGCGCCGTCAAGAACGGCGAGATGCTGCGCTCCACGCTGGAGCTGCTGGAGCGCCTGCTGCGCGCCCAGGCCGACGTGCTGGTCGACATCGTGCGCGAGGTCACGCGCCAGGTGGACCGGGTGGAGGACGACCTGCTGGCCGGCCGGCTGGACGCCAAGCGCGCGCGCCTGGGCGCCTCGCGCCGCTTGCTGGTGCGGCTGCAGCGCCTGCTGGCGCCGGAACCTGCCGCGCTGTTGCGGCTGCTGCAGCACCCGCCCGCCTGGGTGGACGCGGGCGATGCGCAGCAGCTGCGGGAGGCGGCGGAGGAGTTCTCGGTGGCGCTGCGCGACATGGCGGCGCTGCAGGAGCGCATCAAGCTGCTGCAGGAGGAACTGGTCGCCATGGTGGACGAGCGCACCAGCCGCAGCGTGTTCGTGCTGACGGTCGTCACCGTGCTGGCCTTGCCGATCAACATCCTCGCTGGCCTGTTCGGCATGAACGTCGGCGGCGTGCCGCTGGCGCAGCACCCGCACGGCTTCTGGGTGGTGACGGCGCTGGTCGTCACCTTCACACTGGTGGCGGGCTGGTTTGCCTTCCGCAAGCGCAAGGGCGAAGACTAA